The Meles meles chromosome 6, mMelMel3.1 paternal haplotype, whole genome shotgun sequence DNA segment AGGGCCATCCTCACACCTTCCTGTATTTTAGGCGAATGTGAGAGTTTCTCCCACTCCAGACAAGGCCTGCTCAGAGACCCCTGGAAACTCAATGACAAATTCCTCAGGCTGGCACTCAAGGCCATTTCCAATCTGGCCTTCAACTGTATTTCTAGCCTCTTCTGCTTCTCACACACTGGCCAGGTGCTCTCTAGCTTCTTGGTCTTTGCTCATGCTTTTCCTGTCTCCATCTGGGTTTCTGTTGAAATCCCATTAGGTCTTTAGTTCCTATTCAAAATTTTGTTCCTTCTCTGACAGAAAGTTTTTAACCTTGCCCTAAACACTCAATGCAGAACGTATTATCCCCCTCTAAAACTCCTGAGTAGTTAATTTGGTCTTAGTTATCCCCCTTTTCAGCCCATTGTCACTGGCTTATATTTTGTGGGCCACCATTACAGTCATAAAATCTCTCTTGGATAGCGTTTTAGTTAGTGGCTTGGATTTCAGGCCCGTTTGTCTAGGAAGTGAGGGACCTGGAGACGGGACTGAGGCTCAGCTTCTTCCATCCGACAGCCTGCACCATCCCTGCTCAAGTTCAGGTTGCGTCCAGCGGGCAGTAGCCGAAGCTTTCCCATCACCATAGCGACGGGTGGGGCGAGGAAGCAAAATCTCCCTTTGGAACTACAACTCCCATCATGCATCTGGACCCCGGGGTGTCGGGCTCAGCCTGAGGCCTGAGACCCGGAGACCCCCGGGAGCCGGGAGGGGTcgggcaggaggagcagagagcggGGGTACTTCTGCGTTCCCGGTCCTGCGCGGAGGTCGTGGACCCCCTATCACGTAGCAGGTCTCTCGCCCGGCCTGTCCTCGGCATCGCCACATCGGGCCTAATATGGCCGCTCGTGCTGGGACCGGCTAGGTGCACAGAGATCCGGCCCCAGGTCCGAGATCAGGGACTGCTCCCGGCATTCCTCGCGGGCGTGGCGTGGGCTCCCCTCGCCCATCTCCAGGTCCAGCGAGTGGGAGCCCCTCGGGCTTTGAGGTGAGACCCGAGGCTCCGCTGGCCTGGCCGGTGCTGTGGCGAAGGACGGGGTCATTGCGGGAAGTGAGCCACTGGCCACCCGGGGTAGCAAGGTATAGAGGGCGAGTATTGAAAGGAGGACACCCACTACAGTTTTCTAGGGAGCCCTTTGGATTGAGGACATCACCGGAGTTGTAAGAGATTACCTGGAGATCTGCCACTGTTGCAGAACCTTAAGACATCAGAGACAGACCAGGACCATCCATCtctgaggcagggagagagagctgtGGCCCCAACACAGAGCTCCGTGACAGCGTGTGCCTCATAAATTTTTCCCAGGTAGAGGGTGGTTTGCTGAATTGTCACCCTGCAAGGTTGAGCACCCTTGGGagctcagcaaatgtttattgatttactGATTGCAGGTAGCATGGCCCAGCCATTGATTGAGGTGGAGCGAAAGTTCGTTCCTGGCCCTGACACGGAGGAGCGGCTGCAGGAGTTGGGGGGCACCCTGGAGCACCAGGTCACCTTCCGGGACTGCTACTATGACACCCCTGAGCTGAGCCTCATGCGGGCTGACTACTGGCTGCGACAGAGAGAGGGTAGTGGGTGGGAGCTCAAGTATCCTGGAGCAGCTGTTGTCTCAGGACCTCACACTGAGTTTATGGAACTCACAATTGAGCCTGCAATTGTGGCTCAGCTCTGTAAGGTGCTAAGAGCTGATGTCCTGGAGTTCGAAAGTGTGGCTGCTGTGCTGGGCCCACTGGGGCTGCAGGAAGTAGCTAGTTTTGTGACCAAGCGTAGTGCCTGGAAGCTGGTGCTATCCCGAGCTGATGAAGAGGAGCCTTCGCTTACGGTGGACCTGGATACAGCTGACTTTGGCTACGCTGTGGGTGAGGTAGAGGCCCTGGTGCATGAGAAGGCTGAGGTCCCAGCTGCCCTAGAGAAGATCCACAGCCTCAGCAGTATGCTTGGTGAGGGAGACGTGCCCTTCTGTCATTTCCTTGCCTTCCCTACCACTCTTTTGGATGTATCCACTGAAATCAGCCAGAGGAGAGGGTTTTGGGGTTATTTCTGTAACAGGGATCGTCTTGGCAATTTTTTGGAGGATGGTTTGCTTTTACAGAAGCTATCTAACCTGGATTGGATCCTTCCTTGTCTCTAATCTCCCCCAATCCTTGCCTCATTTAGTTCTCACACTGCTGGCCACTCCAAGTTTGCATCCGTTCTCTGCTTgaatccttccatccatcctttcttcccccaaatcctgttttcttctttttatagctACCTAGATCCTCATTTAATTTGTCCTGTTGGCTTTGCGTAAAAGGCAAGAACGCTGTACTTATGTGACAGACACAGGAGAAGTCGAGGCAGATTTCTTCTTCTGTAGACAGTTCATCCACAGAAGTATGGGATTGTGCATTCCATGAGGCCTTCAAGCGGTGGAATGCTGCTCTTGCTTCCTCAGCAAACATACGCTGAGTTGAGTTTCCTGCTATAAGCCCAGCATGCTTGCCAGGCTCTAACAATAAGACACTGACTTGTCACCGCTCCATACCACATAGAGGCTAGAATACTATGCGAATCCCACCCCATGGTGGTTGCTGCTTCTCTCCTTTCTACATTCCTGTTTCTCTGTGTGCATCTCTGCTTGTGCTTCATTATCAACCTAATGAGCTTCGGCCTGCCTGCATGAGCTTTCATCTTGACTGGGGGCCAGGAGCAGTAACTGAAAAGAGTAGATAGGGAGGCACCCTCTGTCTTCATGGCATCTGAGCACCTCTTCACCATTTCTCCTTGCCGGAGGAGAGGCTCATGCTTGGCTTCCCAGCTTCACTCCTACCCGAAGTGGCCCCTGTAAGCCCCACTGGCACAGGCCAGTCAGGGTGTGCGCTGGTGGGTTACAGAAACTGCTTGGATGGCCTTCAGAATCCCAGTACTGCCTTGGAAACAACTTTGAAGTCTGGTTAGGAGGGCAGGGAGCGGAATCAAAGCATTTGCACCTCCGTCTGGTTCTCTCCTCTCATTCCTCCTTTTGCCTGCAGGTGTGCTCACACAGGAGACAGCACCTCCTAAGGTGATGGTGTACCTCCAGCGCTTCCGGCCTCAGGACTATCAGCACCTGCTGGAAGTATACAGCCCCAGAGAGAAGCCACAGGGGACTAAATCTCCTGACAGCAGCTTGGGCTAGGCTGTCACTTCTTCAACAGGGAAGAGAACTCTGGGTCTAACAGGGTTCTTTCCTGAGCCTGTGCCTCTTCCCCAGGCCTCCTTCCCACAGTGACTCCTCTCTCTCTAGCTCCGCCTGTTCTTTACCTTACCCTCAGCTAGCCTTCCGTGAGCCCTCCCTAGCTGCTCTTCTTCCTCATCCGTCAGATGCAATCTGTGGGCCACCCCTCTCCCCTGGCCGCTAAGCAGCCTCCATTGATTTCCGCTCGTGTTTATAGGATTTCCACTTAGCCGTGATCAGTAGTTAAGCACAGGAAAATCCCTTGCCACCCCCCCTCCTTGGTCGATGCCATTGATTCTGCCAGCGGCTCCTAAACTGCCTTACAGCTGAGTTAGAGATGAGGGGAGGCAGCAGGGATTTCCCTGCCTTGGGGTGTAGGGAATAGGAGCAGGTTGGGGAAGTACGTAGGAATCCCTGTTGGAAATCTggaagttctggggcacctgggtgtctcagtcgttacatgtctgccttcagctcaggtcatgatcctgggggtcctggaatcgagtcccgcattgggctccctactcattgggaagcctgcttctccctctcccactctcccctacttgtgttccctctctcactgtgtctctgtcaaataaaaataaaatcttaaaaaaaaaaaaaaaagaaagaaatctggaagttctgtttcattttgctgCTGTGCCCTACTCTGGACCAGATTGTAGAGTGCCTCCTGTGGAAGTTTAGGGGCAAATTTGCTCCCCAACCTGGAGAGGGTAGAAAGAGCCCTTCTTTGTTGAAACAGGTTCCTAAGGCTCAAGGGAAGACACAAACTTCTTAGATAAGACTCTTCCCTTACTACGATTTGTAAATGTGTTCTATCTCAACTGTACCCAAATATGGCTTTCCCCCTCAGGCTTTATTGGACTTTCATTAtttgtgggaggtggggggacagcaccccccaccccgccccgtttTTGCAGAGGCAAATGCAGGACCAGAGCGCCACCTGCTGGTCGCTGTCAGGTACAGGCTCCAAGTGGCTGAGACCCTGGGGTGTTGGGACACAGGAGGATTTCAGACTGCATGGAGGGTGTTACTGCCATGTCTCCACGGGCAAGTTGTTCACCTCAAAGATCTCCTGCACCGACTGGCCAAAGTGGTTGTAGGTAAGGCGCAGCTTCAGCCTCAAGGGGGCCTAGGAATATGAGAGTGGAGACCAGGGTTAGCATCTGTGATTTCAGTCACAGGGCCTTATCAACAGGAAGTGGGGTGGGTGCTCCTGAGCTCACCTTGTTAGGATTGAGGATTCTGAGGAGCTGGGTCACGGGAAGGCCACCCTGAGCTGGAACTGTGTCCCCACTGGGGGCCTGTAGCTGCAGCTGGAAACTCTGAACAAAGGAGGTTGGGCAGAGCACAGTAAGGTAGCTAGCTGGACTCAGGCAACCCCTCCACACCCAACAGTTTCAAACCCTCTTCCCATAACTCCCCAAGTGCTTGACTCTGCATTCCCTTCCTGTCTCAttcttcctcccacccacctcccctactTAGCCTTTTTTCCTGGAGTGCCAGGCCACCTCAAATCCTGGTCTTCTACAAACCTTGGGCACAGCAGCCTGGCAGATGAAGTGGGTGACATCAGCCCCTGAGGTGTTGATGGCAGTGACCGTGATTAAGAGCAAAGCAGGGGTTCCAGGGGGTCGATCAAAAGACAGATTCAGCTGCAGTCCTTCACGCTCGAACACTTTGAGATTTGGGATGGAAGCTAGAGGGTGGAAAAAGCAGCAGCTCAGTGTATGGGGAAGATAAcaagctcattcattcattcattcaatagaaATTAAGTGAGTGCCCACTGGGTGCAGGGCAGTGCTAGAGAAGCCAGGTACAAAGTGGACAAGAAGATGAATTCCCTATTCTGAGCTTATAGTCTAGTGGGCAGGGAAgaacaataaataagaaaacaaccaagataggggcgactgggtggctcagtgggttgggcctctgcctttggcttgggtcatggtctcagggtcctgggatcgagccccacgtcgggctctctgctcagcagggagcctgcttcccctctctctctgcctgcctctctgcctacttgtgatctctgtctgtcaaataaataataaaattaaaaaaaaaaagaaaacaaccaagaTAATCACAGACTACTTggtgctatgaagaaaataaacgACGTCAGAGTAACTGGAAGAAATAACttaaataagggtgcctgggtgcctcagtcagttaagcatctgcctacagctcgggttgtgatctcagggtcctgggatcaagccccatattgggctccctactcagcagggagtctgcttctccctctccctctgtcccttctattcatgctctctccatctcaaacaaataaataaattaaaaataataaaaaaaaaaagagtggcaggGGAAGGAATCTGACATTTTAGCTGAGGCCTGAAGAATGAGAATGAGCCAGTCATCTGATGTGCTGGGCAAGAACATtccatggaggggcacctggatggctcagttggttaagcatctgcctttggctcaggtcatgatcccagggtcctgggatcgagctctgcattgagctcgcagggagtctgcttctccctctgcccctcagcccaCTCGTGCTCCCtaggtctctctctcaaataaaattaaaaaaaaaaaaaaaagaacattccatgTGAAAGGAGCACAAGTTTACCAAGGGCTTCAGGTAAGAGGGTCTGAGGAGCTGAGAGGGCCAGTGGAGCTGGGAGTGGAAGTATAGGAGACAGAACGGGAGGCAGCTGGGCCTCACAGGCTAGGGTATAAAGTATCAAACAAAGAGAAGTCATTGAGGGCTATCCAGGAGGGAACTCGCATGAGCTAATGAAGCCTTTAACTATCAAGATGGGGAAGGGATGAGAAGTTCACAGCACAGAGGAGGGCATGTGGACTTCAGTCCTTGgcaaagaaggagaagcagcccaTTTCcacccctccttttcttttctgcttttttttaagattttacttatttatttgacagagatcacaagtaggcagagagtcaggcagagagagaggaggaagcaggctccccactgagcagagagcccaatgcggggctcgatcccaggaccctggaccctgggatcacgacctgagccaagggcagaggcttaacccactgagccacccaggagccccataccCCTACTTTTCTTAAGACGTCTCCTGTCTCCCCTTTACTGAGGCTTACCCGGGGCTGGAGACACACAGGGCAGGTCAAGGAGGTGTACTAAAGTGCCTTCTGAGGAGGGTTCCagaggaggtgggggctgggcagcCCCAGAAGTGCCATCCAGGAGATCTAACAAATCCAAGAGCTTGGAAGcctgggggaaagggcagaaggagcaggGCTAGGTGTGGAAGCCTGACTAAGTCCTCTTCCCCCAGGGGCTTCCGGCCTCCACCTGCGGCTCTGTGGGGACAAGGGCTGCTTCCGAATGCTGggcttctttgctttcctttgcttCCTCATCTTGGGTACCACCTCGCTCCACAAGAGGCATCTTTTCCAGGATGGCAGCCCTGAGAGGATGGAATACAGGTGTGTCCCTCTGGCTGGACCCTGGGCTTTTCATAAGCAGCATGTGGGAGGACGGGTAAGACCGTACAGAGCCCCGGGCGCGTGGTGGGTCAGAGTGCCTCTCTGATGTCCTAAGCTGGCACACTGCCGCAGGTTTCCGGATGAGCACGGAGGGCTGGGAGCCACCCTGGCTTCAAGGAACTATGGGTGGGAGGCTCTGACTATGGAGGAGGAAGACCACAGGGGACGACAAAACCCTCGTACCCAGAAAAGGGTTCTGGGAGAAGTGGtgcgggcagagggcaggggttGGGTCCTACGCTGCGGCACAGTGACAGTCGCACCTCATGTAGTCGTACTTCTGGAAGAGTGCGTTGTACTCGACAGCCCGCTGCTGCAGCTCCACATCCAGGCAGCTCCCGTAGATAGACACCACCTGGCGGATGCGGCTGGGCCACAGGGTGTGTGGGTGGGCGGCCCTGCCCCCCAACTCCAGGATGTGACATGGAAGGGAAAGGCCCCAAAGAGCAGGGGGACCCCCGCAATACCTGGCTCACAAGGAAGAACCTATGGACTGGGGGACCTGGGGTGTGTGCCTGGAGAGAAACTCTGAAACTGCTGGGCATGGTGAAGGGACATCTATTACTGGAGGCACCAAGAAGAGGGGCCAGGACCCTTTCTTACTTGTTGTCCCCACGGAGCCGGGTGCTGAGCTTCATGAGGGCTGTCAGCGCATAGCCTCTGGTGGCTGGCAGGGACATATGGGACTGCAGCACCTTCTCCAGCAATGCCAacacctcctcttcctccaccttcGCAGGGACACAGGCCGTAACCGTGGGGCACCTTGTCTCTCCTGCTGAGGCCCTCTTCAGTGTACCCCCGATGTTGGCCTCACCTGAAGGGGCTCCATTTCCTCACAGCTCCCCTCCAGCAGGAGGTCCCCATATTCTCCAATGCACCAGGCTGCCACTTGCACCAGTGGCTGCTGCGTGGGAGAAGAATGATGCTAAGCCAGGTTCTgggtcccctccccactcccaccacgGTGACATGCCCTTATGCAGTGCAGAGATTGTGAGGTTTGGAGAAGTGGGGAAGGGAAGTGTCTAGCATCGAAACAGTTACATAAGAGTTTGTCCACTCTCCAGAGCAACCCAGCTCTATCCGGCTCTTGGAGGTTTTCTGCCCTCTGGTGGCCAAGCATCAGAACTACATGGCCTCACCAAAAGGAGCTCAGCAAGAGCCAAGCAAGGGTCCCTGCTCTGAGGAAGGGATACGTGGTTTCTGCCCACACTACTTAAGTAATATGGAAAAAACATGGGAGATAGATAGTGGCTGGCTTCTGTTAATCCACTCAGCATTCAAGGCGGTGGAAACCTGATACACATGGAATGAGCTCGATCTCATTTGATTCTTAACACAGCTCTGAAAGGTAGGCAGGGTAGAGAGTTGAGTACACAGAGTGTTAAGGAGACTTAAATCAGTCATCTGTGGCTGCAGAGCCAGGACAGAAGTTCAGGTGTTCTAACTAAAAACAGGGCTCTGTCCTTGGGTGTCTCCACTGAGTAGGTGGCTGTGACCTCCAGGGAAAAGCAGCTGGGCATCAGCTATAGGGAGTTGGTGGCTCAGGAAGGACCGGGAAGCTCGGGCAGCCCTGGGTCTGGCGGTGGGAACAGTACTTGGGATATGTCCTCTGCCAGGGCACTGTAGAGGCGGCGCACGGAGTAGGCGTGTAGCTCCTGGGCACCCCCAATCAGCTGGGTCAGGTTGGCCACTGCATCATCCCGTACATGGTTGCCTGCCTGGAGGGGGTGAATGGGGCCCAGGGTTCAGGGCAGTGAACCCTGCCCGCTCCCTCCCAGCTCTCTTAGATCAGTCCCTGCCTCACCGTTGTCAGCACACGCAGGATGGTATCTATATGCCACCGCTTGGTTGGGGCAAACCTAGGGGACATAGGCCTCTTCAGCCCTCATATTGACCCTCCCCAGATTCTACCATCTCTGCCTCCTGGGCACCTTCACCTCACCTCTCTGCTGCCAGCAGGATGCCTGAGGCACAGTCGGCCCGCAAATCAGGGGGGCAGGATTCCAGAAAGCTCTGCAGCTCTTGCGTCATGGCTCGCACATTGGAGCTATTCACCAGAGCCAAACTCAGTTCCAGGGCCCGCCTGGCAGGAGAAAGAGGTTGTTGATACAGGATAGCCAGGTCACCCTGAGCTATGCCTCaggccctcccttccccaggcaCCTGTCTCCTTAATCCCTCTACTTCAGTGGCTCTGACCTGGTCGAGGTCTTGGCTACCAGGGGCTGGGCCTTCTGCCCTGCCCTCTTGTTGCTTTGTCCTACTCACCGGCTAAGGGAGGCATCGGGCTCCCGCAGACACTCCACCACAGTGGGCCGGTGCCGCTGCACAGCACTGTGGTCAGACTGCACCACACGCAGCAATGACGTCAGTGCCACATACCTGCCAGAGTGGAGAGGACCCATCACACCATGCTCCtcagctccctccctgccccaccctgccccaaGTCCTGGAATAGGAGGCACATAAATCAGGAGGCACTGGAAGGAGGAGGGCCAAGGGCCAGGGGCTCAGTGGCACAGGCCGGCCAGACACCCAGGACGATTACCTAATGTTCTTATCACTGTTGAGCAGAAAGCGGCCAAGAATGTTGACAGCCAGGACCTATGGGAAGCAAAGGTTGAGGACAGTCAGGGAAGGAACAACGTGCTCATGAAGGAGCGCGGGCAATAGAGGCACAGGAtggtgggtggggtggagaaACCAGTGACTAGGACCTGTCTGCCTGGCTGGGGTTGGTGGGTGGGGCCGCAGTGGGAGAGGCATATGGGGTGATACCCGGAGGCCGGCTACAGAGCGGATGTCCATGATGGTCAGCACTGTCTCAAATAGGACTGCATTGCCTGCATTTCGGCTGGTGTCTGTGTTAGTGGCCACCTGAGTAGATGAGAGAGAAAATGCGACTAGAAGGGGCTCTGTCCTCTCCTCAGGTCTCTGGAAGGTACCCACCATGTCACCCCTTCATCATCTAACAAAGTTCCCCAAACCCCCATGATGTGCTGGGGGTTACCACTCTGAGACAGACTATGTCCCCATCCTCACAGAGATCATAGTCTGCAGGGAAATGGCAACATGATTATATGGCCACCATGGGGGTGGATGATCACATGAGGGATGCCCGGGGCCAGTAGGATCTCAGAGCCACACCCCTAAGCAATGCTCACTCTCCAGACCCCCACCTGGGCCAGCAAATCATTCATGGTCTCACTGCTTTCTTCGTGATTCCGGCCCAGGATCCGAAGCAGACGAAGTATCTGGACCTGGGATGGGTTAAAGATCGAAAGGTAGAGGGGTTCAAAGGGTAAAGAGTCGGGCTGAAGAGAAGAATCCAGCACTGAAGAAAGTATTGTGAGGGGCCTGGCTGGTTTCCTAGATCTTCCCtggcccttcccctgcccaggTCCCTTGGGTCCTGGGAGATCAGAGGCACATGAGGCCAGGGGATTTGGAGATgggcattttgttgttgttgttatcaaaCTGGATTTCTGATCTTTAGGCATCCCCCACTTCCCACACTGGTCTTGGGATGATCTGTGCAATCCTGTGCTTGCCACCCTCCTGAGACACTCATTGACACAGAGTGTTCTCTGGGAGGTGGCTGCTAGCCAAGGGCTTACTGCTAAGCCCTTTGCTCCAGGGACACAGCAGGACAGGGTCAGCCCACCTGCAGGAAGGGGTCGCTGACTCCAGATATACTGTGCTCTGCGGAGTATCCCGTCGTCACCAGAGTCCAGAGGATCTGCACCAGCTGGGGCACCACCTGGAGGGAGGGCACAGGCTTACTGGGCATTCTGCCTAATCCTCTCAACCTTCAGCCCCATTCCAACCCCATGGCCCCTCTTTTCCTGGCCCAGGGGTGCCCCTTCCACCAGCCCACCTTTCGAAAGTGCTTGAGGGCTGCAGGGCTTCGTTCACAGAGCTCCGTGATCAGCGTGATGGTGCCCAGCAGGACGCCTGGTGTTGAGGGGGTTAGTGAATGGTGGGACAGGGGCACAGGAGAGTCTACCGCGTGTGTTCATGTGCACATGCTACCCTGCTCCTAGGGGCTGGTGTTCCCGTCCCATTTTTTCACTTCTGTCCACACCCAGAAGTAAGGCAGGGGATGGGGAACCCCATGGCCTTACCGTGGTGGCGTTCATGAAGCAGTTGGGCACAGGGTGGGAGGAAGATGTTGGAGAGCTCGGGGACCTTCCGGATCATGTGCACGGCAGTCAGAACAGCCTGAAGAGATCAAGGGGCTCAGAAGTGGGCAGGGTCTGCCAGGATGGACCTCCCACCTTTAAAATGTGGCAAAAAGAACAGTTTCCTGTGCCTAGAGTGCTGCCATCTCACCTTCTTGCGCACATAGGGGCCTGGCTGCAGGAGCAGTTTCTCCACCTCAGTGGCCAGGTCCCGGCACATCTCAGCAGAGCCCACAGTGCTCAGAGTGCACAGGGCCAGGCCTTGTACTGCCTGAATCCCCTGGCTCAGGTCACTGCAGAGTCGGGAGGGTGGTCAGTCAAGGTCAGAGAAATCCATCCTTCCCAGTACCTGCATCAGGCAGCCCCCTGGGATTTCCCAGTTCCCCACTCTCCCAGCTCCCTGATTCCAAGTGCTTCCCAGAACCCTCTCACTTCTTGATGCTGTTGGTAATGAGCAGGTGGGCATCCTGCCTCTCATCCAGCAGAAGCA contains these protein-coding regions:
- the THTPA gene encoding thiamine-triphosphatase translates to MAQPLIEVERKFVPGPDTEERLQELGGTLEHQVTFRDCYYDTPELSLMRADYWLRQREGSGWELKYPGAAVVSGPHTEFMELTIEPAIVAQLCKVLRADVLEFESVAAVLGPLGLQEVASFVTKRSAWKLVLSRADEEEPSLTVDLDTADFGYAVGEVEALVHEKAEVPAALEKIHSLSSMLGVLTQETAPPKVMVYLQRFRPQDYQHLLEVYSPREKPQGTKSPDSSLG
- the AP1G2 gene encoding AP-1 complex subunit gamma-like 2 isoform X1; translation: MVMPSLKLQDLIEEIRGAKTQAQEREVIQKECAHIRASFRDGDPLHRHRQLAKLLYVHMLGYPAHFGQMECLKLIASPRFTDKRVGYLGAMLLLDERQDAHLLITNSIKNDLSQGIQAVQGLALCTLSTVGSAEMCRDLATEVEKLLLQPGPYVRKKAVLTAVHMIRKVPELSNIFLPPCAQLLHERHHGVLLGTITLITELCERSPAALKHFRKVVPQLVQILWTLVTTGYSAEHSISGVSDPFLQVQILRLLRILGRNHEESSETMNDLLAQVATNTDTSRNAGNAVLFETVLTIMDIRSVAGLRVLAVNILGRFLLNSDKNIRYVALTSLLRVVQSDHSAVQRHRPTVVECLREPDASLSRRALELSLALVNSSNVRAMTQELQSFLESCPPDLRADCASGILLAAERFAPTKRWHIDTILRVLTTAGNHVRDDAVANLTQLIGGAQELHAYSVRRLYSALAEDISQQPLVQVAAWCIGEYGDLLLEGSCEEMEPLQVEEEEVLALLEKVLQSHMSLPATRGYALTALMKLSTRLRGDNNRIRQVVSIYGSCLDVELQQRAVEYNALFQKYDYMRAAILEKMPLVERGGTQDEEAKESKEAQHSEAALVPTEPQASKLLDLLDLLDGTSGAAQPPPPLEPSSEGTLVHLLDLPCVSPAPASIPNLKVFEREGLQLNLSFDRPPGTPALLLITVTAINTSGADVTHFICQAAVPKSFQLQLQAPSGDTVPAQGGLPVTQLLRILNPNKAPLRLKLRLTYNHFGQSVQEIFEVNNLPVETWQ
- the AP1G2 gene encoding AP-1 complex subunit gamma-like 2 isoform X2, producing the protein MVMPSLKLQDLIEEIRGAKTQAQEREVIQKECAHIRASFRDGDPLHRHRQLAKLLYVHMLGYPAHFGQMECLKLIASPRFTDKRVGYLGAMLLLDERQDAHLLITNSIKNDLSQGIQAVQGLALCTLSTVGSAEMCRDLATEVEKLLLQPGPYVRKKAVLTAVHMIRKVPELSNIFLPPCAQLLHERHHGVLLGTITLITELCERSPAALKHFRKVVPQLVQILWTLVTTGYSAEHSISGVSDPFLQVQILRLLRILGRNHEESSETMNDLLAQVATNTDTSRNAGNAVLFETVLTIMDIRSVAGLRVLAVNILGRFLLNSDKNIRYVALTSLLRVVQSDHSAVQRHRPTVVECLREPDASLSRRALELSLALVNSSNVRAMTQELQSFLESCPPDLRADCASGILLAAERFAPTKRWHIDTILRVLTTAGNHVRDDAVANLTQLIGGAQELHAYSVRRLYSALAEDISQPLVQVAAWCIGEYGDLLLEGSCEEMEPLQVEEEEVLALLEKVLQSHMSLPATRGYALTALMKLSTRLRGDNNRIRQVVSIYGSCLDVELQQRAVEYNALFQKYDYMRAAILEKMPLVERGGTQDEEAKESKEAQHSEAALVPTEPQASKLLDLLDLLDGTSGAAQPPPPLEPSSEGTLVHLLDLPCVSPAPASIPNLKVFEREGLQLNLSFDRPPGTPALLLITVTAINTSGADVTHFICQAAVPKSFQLQLQAPSGDTVPAQGGLPVTQLLRILNPNKAPLRLKLRLTYNHFGQSVQEIFEVNNLPVETWQ
- the AP1G2 gene encoding AP-1 complex subunit gamma-like 2 isoform X3 — protein: MVMPSLKLQDLIEEIRGAKTQAQEREVIQKECAHIRASFRDGDPLHRHRQLAKLLYVHMLGYPAHFGQMECLKLIASPRFTDKRVGYLGAMLLLDERQDAHLLITNSIKNDLSQGIQAVQGLALCTLSTVGSAEMCRDLATEVEKLLLQPGPYVRKKAVLTAVHMIRKVPELSNIFLPPCAQLLHERHHGVLLGTITLITELCERSPAALKHFRKVVPQLVQILWTLVTTGYSAEHSISGVSDPFLQVQILRLLRILGRNHEESSETMNDLLAQVATNTDTSRNAGNAVLFETVLTIMDIRSVAGLRVLAVNILGRFLLNSDKNIRYVALTSLLRVVQSDHSAVQRHRPTVVECLREPDASLSRRALELSLALVNSSNVRAMTQELQSFLESCPPDLRADCASGILLAAERFAPTKRWHIDTILRVLTTAGNHVRDDAVANLTQLIGGAQELHAYSVRRLYSALAEDISQQPLVQVAAWCIGEYGDLLLEGSCEEMEPLQVEEEEVLALLEKVLQSHMSLPATRGYALTALMKLSTRLRGDNKAAILEKMPLVERGGTQDEEAKESKEAQHSEAALVPTEPQASKLLDLLDLLDGTSGAAQPPPPLEPSSEGTLVHLLDLPCVSPAPASIPNLKVFEREGLQLNLSFDRPPGTPALLLITVTAINTSGADVTHFICQAAVPKSFQLQLQAPSGDTVPAQGGLPVTQLLRILNPNKAPLRLKLRLTYNHFGQSVQEIFEVNNLPVETWQ